CCCACATGAGGTTTTACCAGTATGACTGTTGTCTTAAATTCACACCATGCATCATATGCAGAAactttgttgtgtagacaaggcctaaattgAGCCGTTCCTCCTAACAATTCAGAACAGagtgggggaagagaagcaggACTATTACTTTGTGGCCTAACTAGCTCTGCATTTGTTCTTAACTATTTGGATTGTTCAGTTTGACTTAAGCATAGCTAAATAGAGGGCGGGTGGTGAATGTATTACATTGAAATTGGAAAATCTGAATGTCTGCACAGTTGAAAATCCACAGCTGCCGCTAACTGAGGTACCTTTGCTCAGCTTgggaacttttctttttaaaaaagatcagtGTGTGACACAGTAATTTTCACAGAAATTGAAGATTAGTTTGGTGTGGCCTTCCTGGCACTTTAGGCATATGTAAATCTGACTAGGTATCTGTGGTCCTTCAGTGATGGACTGAGGTTGAACTGAATCCCTGCCACTTCTTGCCATTCTATTTATGCCCTTCTCCCACTGCTGTATCACACGGAAAAACTCCCATGTTGAGTGAAACCTCAGAGCCTTTTTTGATATAAATGAGACGAAcatttctgttgtttttgtttaatctttctcctgccatttcTCGGCAGGCTGTAATGTGGTGCCGTATATGCTACTGACTGGATTCCTTGCTTGCTGTGCGACTCTTGCAGGTATAATACATATGAGTCCTACGACTCAAGGTCTTCACTGAACGACCGTGATCTATACAGATCCGGCTATGATTACAGTGAGGCTGAACATGACACCGAAAATGCCTATGAAGGTTGCTATGACAGCTTCTATGGGAACCACAGGGACCAGTACCAGAACAGAGCATGGGACAACTTTGGCCAGCGGGGTCAGAACTGGGTCAGAGACGGGCGAAATAACAGACCCATGGCATCTTCATATTCCGGGCACATGGGCGGACAGTGGAATGAGCCgccacagccaatgggagggcGGGGCCATGGCCCCCACGGCTCCTCTAGGCTCCCATCCCTCTTCTCCCACAACATTATCCCAGAACTCAGCATGTTCCAGGGAATGCGAGGTTTCTCTGGAAACATGCGCTTTGGAGGAGGCGGCATGAAACAACGAATGAGGAGAAACTGGAAAATGTGGGACGCAGACTTTAAAGTAAGTACCTGTGCAATCCTCTCCCACCCATTTACCTCATATAGAGACTGTTCACTTCCCAACAAACTACAATGTCCAGCTCTGAGTGCACAGGGCCCTATTCTCTGAAATACCATACTTAGTTTCCACAGTGTAATTTGTACCTCTGTGCATTATTTGCTTGGCATTGTGGTGTTTTCTAAATGGTTTGAAGAGGCCACGTTCATTCATAGTGCAGTCTTAGCATCCAGAATGTTTAACCTTGATGCTCTTATTGTAAAGCTAGGAAAGTAAATGTGCTATAGTTTTGTGGTTTAATCTGATATGCTGAAGGAAGGTTGCTTTGAAGGACTGTGCCAAATGTTATCTGTATTGATTGACTTTGCCTGTCTGAAGCATAACTGTGTTTTCTGGGAAGTTTAGTTCAATATAAAGCCCTTTTAAGGTGGCTTCATGCAGACATATTTGCTGCTGGCAGGGGATGGTGTCAGCATGTACATTTGGGGACTGATATTTTCCTTTCTagtcacagaaaaagaaaatcaagaagGACCCTACCTCTAAGAAGAGAAAACAGACTGACAGCACTGATGAACCTGATAGCAAGGCAGCAAAAACTGATGGCTCTGACAACTCCGACTCTGAGAATGGTAAGAACCTCTTCGGTGACTCCTAATGAGTTATCTCTTAGTCATATGACGTTATCAGAGTGCCTTGTTTCAGGTAGTAATTGACTCTGACATTTCAATTTCTCTTGAATATTTAATTTGGTGGTAAAATTGTTAATACCATTCTTTGCTGAGCTACCCAGCTGTTACTTTTTGTATGGTGACCATTTGTGATGTGCTTTTCAGAGGAAGGGActgaaggagaagcagcagagaaggagggcTCCAAAGCTGTAAGTGAAACTGACACTTGTAATTCACAGTAAAAACCATAATGCTTGAGGGAAGTGGATAAGTGGCCATGTAACTAGAGCTGAGGGCAGAATGTTGTGGTGGCAGCATTAAAAACTAAATGAATCTTCCTGCAGTGAGAGTGGGAACTATTTCTTACCTTTCAGTGGTAAAGAACTGGGATTGGTGAGGAGGAGGGTGATTGGATCCTCATGTAAGAAAGCTTGAAGGTTGTAAATCCTCCCGAGATTACttattttgtattgcagtaatacCTGCAGGCCCCAAGAGAGAATGATTGGAGCACTGTACAGATGCATAGCAAGGcacaggccctgctccaaagagctgaaAATGTGTGACTAGAGAATTTATGAAAATGATTAGGAATAGGAGGAGGAAACCTAGAAATCAACAGTGTGGTGTACTGTTGCCAACCCGCAGGCTAAATATGTTCCTCACACAGGGAACCCTGCTATCTGAAGTCAGGAGGGAGTCTCTTTGGGGAGCAGGATGGTTAAGAGATGTAAAACTAGTATGCACTCACTTTCTCCAAGACAAAAATTATAGGTAGGGATTGCTGATAACCTCTTGAAATTGTATTTTAGGAGGGTGAAGATGAAGAAGGAAAAGATTCTGAGAAAGGTGAGtctgaatgtaatttttttaaaagcattcttGGGAAATGAGCCAAGAACTTCTTTATCAAGGGATGTGCTAAGGCTCTTCAGACATTACACTTCTGTACGGCATAAACGTTCTGCCAATAAAGGACTCTGCTGTGGAAGAAATGGCTCGAAGTAATAGTCTGTTGACTGACTTGGTTCAGGCACTGTCTTGCTCCTTTTGTTCTCTGAGGTGTAACTTGTACACATATCTAAAAGTGGTGGATTATGATGATCTGAGTTAAAGCTCTAATCTTTCAGCACTCTAAAGCTTGCACTGGTTTCTGTACACAGTACGTAATCCCTAATGGATATCTATCTGTTGACACACTGCTAGGCCTGGAATACTAGGGGATGTTACAAGTCATGATTGAGGTGCTTTAGGAAACATAGGGAAATCCAGCACAGTATCTGGTGACTGCCTGGCTCCTAGCCAGTGCTATAGGTCTCGTGAGATTTATAGTGTGTGTCTCTGCTATGAAGAAGAGGGGTCCCATGCACAAGGTAGGGTGATTAGTGGTTATGGTGCTAGCCTGGAACTTGAGAGACTTGGGTTCAAATCTTGCTTTGCCACAGgcatgtgaccttgggtaagtgttTGTTTCTCTTACTCTGTTCCTCATTTGTAATAACAGAATAAAGTATTTCCCTGTCTGATAGGGGTGTTAaaagattgtgaggcattcagatactataggAATGGGGCTCTATAAGTACCTTAGAGAAATACTAGTTGGTTAGAGGTTTCAGAAACAATGAAGAGTCcgcgtggcaccttagagactataacacttatttgggcataatcttttgtgggctatgacccatttcatcagatgcatggagtggaaaatacagtagacaggtataaatacacagcccATGAAAAGACGGGAGTTGCCTTACTGAGtggagggtcagtgctaatgaggccaattcaattagggtggatgtggccatATCTAccatgattgaattggcctcattagcattacaaaaagtaattttcccttcttgtcaactgttggaaatgggccacatccaccctaattgaattggcctcgttagcactgaccccccccaccCGCCACACACTgtgataaggcaactcccatcttttcatgggctgtgtatttatacctgcctactgtattttccaatccatgcatctgaggaagtgagttatagcccacaaaagcttatgcccaaataaatgtgttagtctctaaggtgtcacaaagactccttgttgttttagttgGTTAGAGCAGAGTCCATGGGATAGTTTGATGTGCCAACACTGTTgtagcagctggggagagggttGCTTAGAGAAGCATGGTGACCTCTCACCAGAAGACGAACCTATCTAAATAGAAACCTGATAGCACAGTATCTAACTTGCAGTTATCATCAGTGGAATGTGATGGCAGCAGTATAAAAACCATATAAGAAGCCTTGGCTGGGAAACCAAAGGGGTCCTTGGGTACCATTCCACTATAACAGTGGAAGCTACTTCCTCGTTTTGAAAAAATTGGGATTTTTTCATAGGAGGAATTCAGTTCTTATTTCACTGCCAACCTTCATCTCTTGTGTGCCATGTGCACAGAAGCCAAAGGGGTGAGAGTGGTTGCCTCTtaaaactgtctaaaatgggccatcttttCTCCATAAACCCAGGGACTTTATATCACCATCAGAAATGATAGGTTAGGAAACTGTATCAGAAGAGGTATTCTCTCACCATCCTGCCCAAGTTCAGCCTTTCTGAAGTCTGGGCCAGAATGTGATGGGACATCAGTTAATAGACTAGCAATGCTCTTTTTAATTGGCCAACAGCAGGAATTGTTAAGGGAGCAGCTCTTTCCAACACTTCACTATGACTGACCCATATAGCTCAGAGATGACAGTTAAGTTGGCTACTAAACTTGTCTAGGTGAATCCTCTTAATCAGTTTGTGTTCACAAATAGTGCCCTGAAACACAACCTGCTTTATACATCTAGGTGCTTTAACAATTCAAGAAGAGATCAGTCAAATCAAGCGCAAATTGCAGGCAGGCAAGAAAACTCAAGAGAGGCAGAAAAAGAGGCATCGGGATCGCATGGTAGAAAGGTACATCTTCCTCTTCCAGTGACACAGTATACATCCTGTCTGAGCATTTTGGAAGGATTGCCTAATGTATAGAACATGGGCCTCGGCATCTGGGTTCTGGCTTttgtccctggctctgccactgacttttttTGTAAAAACCAAGAGTAGTTTCCTGAACTTCTCTGTACCAgtctctccatctgtaaaattggctTAACACCTCATAGGGAGCTGGAAAGGCAAAAGTACAAATGACTGTTAGCTAATTATAAAATGGAGAACTCTAATCAATACCTCCTCCTCTGTGAATGATACTGCTGAGACCACtgttggaatattgtgtccagttctggtgttcacttcttctttaaaaaaatagatatatatatatataatatagtacatatatattatatatatatatatatatatatactggaaaattggggagggttcagagaaatGTCAAAAGAGTAATTCACAGACTGGAAACCTGCCTTACGATGTGGCTTAGCCTTAAATTTGGTAAACTAAATAGGTGGACTGAGAAAGTCCTCGCTAAGCCCTTAGTTACCTACACAGGGAGCTCTCTGACCgtagggctctttaatctaataGACcaaggcataatgagatccagtggctggaagctgaaacttgAGAAGTTCACATGAAGTAAGTTGCACAACTTTAACAttgaagataattaaccattggagcaacttaCAGGCTGTGATGGATTctacattatgaaaaaaaaatctctaaatcAAGACAGACATCCTTCTTAAAATCCTCTCTAGCTGTCCCATAAATTATTGGGGTTGGTGTAGGAATTACTGCAATTCTTTGCCCTTGGTTATACAAGATGTCAGACTAATTGCtgctaatggtcctttctggccttaaaatctgtattAAAACCTGTAGGAAGGATGTGACCATTCAACCCAGATATAAGACTTGTCCTCTTGAATGAGCTATGCTCTTTTTTAATTGTACCCCTAAGTACTAGTAGGAAATGACTAGTATCCTCAAGTTGAGGAGGAGCCTGGAATGGAATCCTGGGGCTTGGGGTTTGATTTCTCACTTGGTTCTAACTTTGTCTTGGTAGGATTCAGTTTGTTTGTTCACTGTGCAAATATCGGACCTTCTATGAGGATGAGATGAATGTACATCTGGAAAGCAAATTCCACAAGGAGCATTTCAAATTTGTTGGAACAAAACTGCCTCAGCAGACAGCTGACTTCCTCCAGGTGAATCTGTTGGTTAAGTTTCCCATTACTTTGGGCTAAACAGTGCACCTTTATTTCATGTTGGTTGTCAGagacctacaaaaaaaaaacaaaaaaaaaacaaaacattgatagTTGGATGTGAATGGATAGTTCAAATAGTCAAGACTATGAAAACTTAGGTGTGAAACTACTACTACGGGTGTAattagagcacaggactggacaTCAGGATCTTAGTTCTTATTCCCAGCTCTATGCCAACTGCACTGTGACTTTGATTATATTACTTACCCTCTGCACTTTACCATCTATAAAGTGCAGACAGTCCTTGACTACCTTCAAGAGAACAGAGCTGGGTTAAGGGGCTGCAAAGGTCTTGAAATGCCCTGTTGaaaggcacagctgcagtgtagaaTAAGTACAATGCATGCTGTGCTTTGCGTTTTTGAAGTCCACATTTAATGGTCAGATGTACAGCTGAAGTTAATACCAAATATTTTTGTACAATACAGGATTATGttgctaacaaaacaaaaaaaaccgaAGAACGCCGTAAAGCAATTGAAGACATTAATGCTGTTATTCAACAGATCTATAAAGACCAAGATCTTACCCAAGGTAAGAGCAAGTCTCCCTGCATCTTCATGGTTTGTTTCTTTGTGAAGCTATCTTAATGTGCAACTTCCTTCAGAAAATGGGAAGAACAAAAGCCATTATGAAGTTCCTATTTTGTGGGGTCTGAGTTTTTAAGATGTGCACAGTTCACAAGTAAAGCATCGTTAAAGCTATCCTGAGATCCGAGAATCAAACGagattatttcctttcttttgttacCAGTAAAGGTTTAGCAAAGCACGTTACGTTCTTGGAACCTGTACAACCTAATTGTTGTTGCCAGTCAGTCCCACTAAGACTGATAAACAGGAAGAAATAGAAGTTTCTCTACAGTGCCAACAGGAGTAAAGTATTCTTGTAACTTAAATCATCTGATCCTATTCAGGAATGGAGTGTCCTGTTGAGGCACCTTTTTATTGCATAGTAAAC
This DNA window, taken from Chelonoidis abingdonii isolate Lonesome George chromosome 26, CheloAbing_2.0, whole genome shotgun sequence, encodes the following:
- the AKAP8L gene encoding A-kinase anchor protein 8-like isoform X1; this translates as MSYSGYGNWNSGTNRGYEGYSYGYGYGQDNSGNYGYGMATSNAWEMPNSDADPNASTGTDAVIAKMNQRLDMVSHLETDTMQGGHYGSGGDRYNTYESYDSRSSLNDRDLYRSGYDYSEAEHDTENAYEGCYDSFYGNHRDQYQNRAWDNFGQRGQNWVRDGRNNRPMASSYSGHMGGQWNEPPQPMGGRGHGPHGSSRLPSLFSHNIIPELSMFQGMRGFSGNMRFGGGGMKQRMRRNWKMWDADFKSQKKKIKKDPTSKKRKQTDSTDEPDSKAAKTDGSDNSDSENEEGTEGEAAEKEGSKAEGEDEEGKDSEKGALTIQEEISQIKRKLQAGKKTQERQKKRHRDRMVERIQFVCSLCKYRTFYEDEMNVHLESKFHKEHFKFVGTKLPQQTADFLQDYVANKTKKTEERRKAIEDINAVIQQIYKDQDLTQDIGMEHFIKKVEAAHCAACDLFIPMQYGIIQKHLKSLDHNHNRRAMMEQSKKSSLVVARSILNNKLISKKLERYLKGENPFTDDPEEKEEHEEGEGGMSGNAERAGGMSGNAEGADGNKIDEENQDEENKDEESQDHEEKPEAETTENHGEQEEIQAEAQAEVEAGYTEEKNSQVAEETLTAEEEEQLLEGGEEESKEVTAAEEDEPLEGGEEESKGVTAAEEDESLE
- the AKAP8L gene encoding A-kinase anchor protein 8-like isoform X3, which codes for MSYSGYEGYSYGYGYGQDNSGNYGYGMATSNAWEMPNSDADPNASTGTDAVIAKMNQRLDMVSHLETDTMQGGHYGSGGDRYNTYESYDSRSSLNDRDLYRSGYDYSEAEHDTENAYEGCYDSFYGNHRDQYQNRAWDNFGQRGQNWVRDGRNNRPMASSYSGHMGGQWNEPPQPMGGRGHGPHGSSRLPSLFSHNIIPELSMFQGMRGFSGNMRFGGGGMKQRMRRNWKMWDADFKSQKKKIKKDPTSKKRKQTDSTDEPDSKAAKTDGSDNSDSENEEGTEGEAAEKEGSKAEGEDEEGKDSEKGALTIQEEISQIKRKLQAGKKTQERQKKRHRDRMVERIQFVCSLCKYRTFYEDEMNVHLESKFHKEHFKFVGTKLPQQTADFLQDYVANKTKKTEERRKAIEDINAVIQQIYKDQDLTQDIGMEHFIKKVEAAHCAACDLFIPMQYGIIQKHLKSLDHNHNRRAMMEQSKKSSLVVARSILNNKLISKKLERYLKGENPFTDDPEEKEEHEEGEGGMSGNAERAGGMSGNAEGADGNKIDEENQDEENKDEESQDHEEKPEAETTENHGEQEEIQAEAQAEVEAGYTEEKNSQVAEETLTAEEEEQLLEGGEEESKEVTAAEEDEPLEGGEEESKGVTAAEEDESLE
- the AKAP8L gene encoding A-kinase anchor protein 8-like isoform X2 is translated as MSYSGYGNWNSGTNRGYEGYSYGYGYGQDNSGNYGYGMATSNAWEMPNSDADPNASTGTDAVIAKMNQRLDMVSHLETDTMQGGHYGSGGDRYNTYESYDSRSSLNDRDLYRSGYDYSEAEHDTENAYEGCYDSFYGNHRDQYQNRAWDNFGQRGQNWVRDGRNNRPMASSYSGHMGGQWNEPPQPMGGRGHGPHGSSRLPSLFSHNIIPELSMFQGMRGFSGNMRFGGGGMKQRMRRNWKMWDADFKSQKKKIKKDPTSKKRKQTDSTDEPDSKAAKTDGSDNSDSENEEGTEGEAAEKEGSKAEGEDEEGKDSEKGALTIQEEISQIKRKLQAGKKTQERQKKRHRDRMVERIQFVCSLCKYRTFYEDEMNVHLESKFHKEHFKFVGTKLPQQTADFLQDYVANKTKKTEERRKAIEDINAVIQQIYKDQDLTQDIGMEHFIKKVEAAHCAACDLFIPMQYGIIQKHLKSLDHNHNRRAMMEQSKKSSLVVARSILNNKLISKKLERYLKGENPFTDDPEEKEEHEEGEGGMSGNAERADGNKIDEENQDEENKDEESQDHEEKPEAETTENHGEQEEIQAEAQAEVEAGYTEEKNSQVAEETLTAEEEEQLLEGGEEESKEVTAAEEDEPLEGGEEESKGVTAAEEDESLE